GTATAACTCAGCCCGAGGACTACCTCATTGAAAAACAGAGCCTTAACAAACTGGAATAACTTACCATTTAATATCTTCTTAATTATAAAGAACCTGCAGAAGCATTTCTAAGCGTCAGAACACAGACTGAGTAGAAGGAGGATTCCTGTCCGGCTCCATATGAGTTTCATATTCCTCACTCTTCTATTCAAATATATACACCGTGTTGTCAGCTTTGATATTAATGTGTGtatattaatgtaattaatGTTCGCAGCGAGCCACACGGAATCAAACCGTGTTTAATGAGGAGGTCGGCGAGCGAGAGGCTAAATGTGACCGAGCCCTGGCAGAGAGATCAGAGGCGATATGAGCCGTCACCAGAAAATAGATCAATTTCCAGACGATGCATTTCAATTGCATACTTAAAATTCAGTGGATAcgttccacacacagacacagacacacacacagacacacactgtgatatAAAAGCATCCGTCTGCTGAATATCAATGCAACTGCATTCTTTAGAGAGGGGCGTGATTAGACGTGAGATTAAAAGAGACTTCAGACCCTTTCTCAGTGTTTGTAATAACTCATGTTTATCACCTCAGTGGCTGCTGGAGGCCGAGCCGTGTTTCACTCAGAGCATTTAGCTGTTCACTTCAAATGTTTGGTTCATTATCTCCTGTGAGAAATGCTTTCTGTTCAATATTGGAGACATAATAACACATTTCGGGAAATGCAGTGGAGTTGTGTAGACACTGTGAGGTTGCCAGGCAGCCGGCTGGGCTAATTGCTTAGTTATGTCTCCTGAGAtgtgattggttgttgttgttgttgcttttctcactttgttttaattgttgaaTTCAAATGATTCATATGAAAGAATCAATCcaaaagataaatgttttattcatacagcactttgtcacaaatttaaaatttaagatttaaaatctGTCCTGAGGAGATTAATTTGGATAATTAAGTTGAAGAACTACATGTATATGCATTTCGGTTATTAATTGTCTCCATAACTCTTAGTGACCTTTATTATGCAGGTGCCATCGAGATCAGCATTTGCTCTGTGTTTGAATCGTCTTCCTCTTCGTTtcaggtgatgaagaggagctgctgatcgAACGCAGTGCCCACACCGGCATGGTGAACCCCGGTGACCCCTGGCAGACCATCCCGCACGCCGGGGCCGTGGCTCTCCTCACGTACCGCATCCGGGTGCGGTGTGACGACAACTACTACGGCAACAAGTGCAACAAGCTGTGTGTTCCTCGAGACGACTACTTCGGTCACTACCGCTGTGAGCCCTCAGGGGCCCGGGTGTGTCTGGAGGGCTGGATGGGACCCGACTGCTGCACAGGTGAGCTGCCGGCACCGGGACGGGTTAATGTCCCCGACTCAAGGTTCATGAAGACACTGAGATGTTGTCTTGTTTACATCAATTTCTTTATTGACCAATAATTAATCCAATTGTCCAAACCTATTGATTCCATCACcattaaaacatgtgatttaCTACACAAGTGAATAATGTCACAGGGACCAAAACCCACAATCTCCAATATTTTCCAATTTACCAGCCATAAACTTCTGAAGATTATTTGGTGCTCAATATATTGGCCAATAAAATATCCCATTAGTTGCTGCTCTATATTTTGCAAAGGGATTATTGCTATTGATCCCACAGTCGTGTGAGAGCGTTGCTGTGGAGTTGGTGggtggtgatggagagagagtgggggggagggggatgggggggatcTATAAATCACTGCACTGACCTCGGGAGTCGAAGGTTgaaaagaggaggggagtgCAGAGGTGGCTTTTTAAGAAGAAAGGGGGTCGTGTTGTACATGCAGGCCATAAAGTTGCCTCgccgcccccccacccaccccccccattCCCCTGGTCAGGGTGCCATGAATCCTCGCGTCGTGTTGCACTTGTTAgaaagaagggaaacaaacaaaccagcgcctcctcctcctcctcctcctcctcctcctcctcctcctcctcctcctcctcttccacctccctTTCTCTTCTGAAATGTTCTGATGAGAGAAGATagaagattatttaaaaaatcatgttttaagctgattctctttctctcttcttgcctttttttattctctagCAATCTGCAAACAGGGATGCCACCTGTTACATGGCGGCTGCGCTGTGCCGGGGGAATGCAGGTACGAATATGAACTCTTTTCTTTTATGCAGAAATCattttttctctgcaggatcTTCTGGGCGATTAATATCTTAGCTAACATCTCACTCcctgctcctgtgtttgtttgagttgcCTTTCCTTTTGAAATCGTTAATCAGCTCCTGTAAAAACAAAGGTGCAGCAGTGTTTGACTTGCACTCCTCCGTGTTTCATCTGAACGCCTGCGAGAGGGATTTCAGATGCCGAACCCGAGACGCTCCACTTGTCGGAGCCTGCTGCGTTTCCCTCTGCCAGCCTTTCCTTCCCTGGCGGGCATCTCCGCCTCGGTTCAAAGGAAAAGGGCAGCGCCGCGCCTGCCTCCTCGTATTTTTAGCCGCCCGAGGTCCTCCGCTGAATACCAAGCGTCTTGTCAGCTCGGGCCTGAAAGAAAGGGACTCGACGGTGTGTGAATTTGACCACTGTaaccgtgcccccccccccccccccccccccatttccccACTCCCCAATCCGCATTGCAGTCCCGCTTGAAGGGCagggggcagaggaggaagtgaataTCCCACCGTGCCATGTACATTTCCCTAAAGTGGAAGCAAGTGTTAGATAGAGCCACGCGGAATGGGCCCCGTTGCTCAGCTCTTCCAGGATGTGGTGCATCCCGTCGTCATTTGGaaacccccccccgccccccacacccacccacccacccaccacctCCTACTCCCACCTGCCGGATGCAAAGAGACACTCGCCTCCTCGTTATTAGGGAAATAAGGTTTCTGGCTCGGAGCCGGGGAGCAGCAGGCGATGACCAGCTTTAGGAAGCTgttacacattttcttttttattgttgctGCGACCTCGATCAGCCGGCTACATCCTCACTGCAGCTCGCGGACCAGACAACGGAGGGAAGCGCCTTGTTCTCATGAAATGTCAAGTTGCAGTCAACAGGAAAGGGTGACACGACTGGAGGAGCGGCAGTGAAGACTCTTCCTGCAGTGGCATGAATTCACAGGAGCTTCAGGTCCCAGAAAAACTGGCATTAAATCCTTTTGCCATCTCCTTTTTCATTCCCTTTATTCCCTCCTGGCTTTATGGGCTTTGCCCCCTTTGCTGCCGGCTTTTTTAAGAAACACAGAAGCCGGTACGTGCCCGTTGTTACGATTGTGCATTGAGGGGGATTTTTATTAGCACACATTCTACTTGTCCTGGCGTATTTTGTCGGAGGCTTGCCGTGTCCCAAGAATCCACTTGGGTGAAGCAGTGCAACACATTTCACGGCTTTGATAAACATTTAGCAACTTGTCAAGAAGCTGGAATCCGACTTGAACGCACCTGCACGTGTTCGATGAGTAAACACCATATCAACGTCTCCTCCCGAGCTTTAAAGGGACGTGTTCAGGTTTCCTCTCCCGACTTCCACTGGTGTTAGCCCCACTCTGCTGTCAGACTCCGGGCAGCTAATCATGTgcagtggaagaagaagaagaagcatgaCAAGTATTCCCAGCcgccccgcccccccacccccaccccgcTGCCTGAGAGTGGCAGTGATGTCTGAAGGCAGAGGCAGCGGTGCCGTCTGCAGGAGACTGGAAATAGCAGTCAATTGACGAGACAGCTGGCTCGACGACACTGCAGCCTTGGAATAGCCGATTGCTGTCATGAAGCTGCAGGCGTGTATACACACTGCCGTctccagcccccccaccaccacccccagcCCCAACCCAACCCCCCACCAGCCCCTTGCCCGGCTCCCAGACTCCAACACGAGCCCGGGAGCCGCTGGAAGTATTCTTAACCCCTCCTGCCCTGGAATCTTACCCTCCACCGAGATTAGTCGGCAGGAGGCGTctggaccggggggggggggggttgaagggAGCAGGTACAATCTTAGATGCAATTCTACTGTTGGAGATGTTGCATTCAAGGGTTCACTTCCCTTTTCTAGAGCCTCAATATCATCAATCTACTCCCAGGGATTTCCTGAAAACTTTATCTTCTGTTGAACAATAATGAGCTTGTTCTTTACAGttctttcaaaagaaactttttcttttttgcagaaaatgaacaaatgaaCACTGTCTCTCCTTGTCATCATATTTAGAATCGGCTATCTGTCATTTAAACTTCAGGAGAATCATCGATCAACAGAAAGTTTAACCACAGATAAGGGGAATAGGGGAAAAGATTAACGGGGATGTTTTTGGAATCTGTGTTTGACAGGTGTAACTACGGCTGGCAGGGCCAATTCTGTGATGAGTGTGTGCTGTATCCGGGATGCGTCCACGGGACCTGCAACCTGCCCTGGCAGTGCAACTGTGAGAGGAACTGGGGCGGCCTGCTGTGTGACAAAGGTACGACAAAGTTGTGTCAGAGTGTCACACAAACTGCTGAACTTATTTCCATGAGACCCCGTGGAGGGATGGGACACGGGCGAAGAAAGAACCCTTAAAACGTTTTTGGGCAGATCCTGGTTTTTGCCagatttcccaggaaataacTCCTGGATCTGGATGAAAGAAATCTGACATATTAATGTGCCTAATAtctgagtttgtgcaatttggtgtaaATGAAAATGTGGATCTATCAGATTTAATGTGGTTTGATGAGGTAAAAGAAGACGCTTTCTATAAACACTTACTTTCTATAAAGACATCAAACTCTCCCATAGAGTTTGATGTCTTTTATAGAAAgtgtattttagatttttttataaacGGCCTCATCATTAATATGTGAGTGAGAGACCTTCATATGAGGTCTGGGTTCTGCAGCTGGATAGTTTTACTGGCCTGTGTGatccgagcagcagcagacactcgatccccccctccccccccttcccttcGTCACCGAGGGCTCTTCGGGGGATGAGAACGGGTCCTAAGATCCCGAGTGGAGACAGATCCCTGCTCATTTATTTACCAGCCTTTACCGTGACCTGGCCCTCAGCCTAAAGGATGGCGTGCAGGAGGCGGATAGGGGAGCTTACTCTGGAGGTGGCTTGGAAAGAAACTGCAGATAAAGAAGGAAAAGACATAGAAAGACATAGAAAGACACTGGTTCCTGTTATTTCTTAGCCTCCGTCATGATGCAGTGCAGTAGAATGGTCGAGAAAACACTCGGTGCTTCCTGTTGAAGTCTCACAAGCTTCCTGGGAACCTCCGGCTACCGAGTGGATataaatggtggaacgagcaaAGAGCCGTCTCACAGGCTCGGTCCAATTAGTCTGAAGACGCCATAGCGGCTGACACTGGAGGTTTTctcttagttttttttaaagtgaagaTGCAGGAGTTTATATTTTATCTCCCGTCccaagttgtttgtttttcagttttcatctgTTATACAGGGTGCATGGGACCTGGCTGATGAGGGAAACCATGCATTTGAAATACAATTGTACTTTAAAGTGGATTTAAAATCACCTCTCACAATCAAATCCACATGTTTTGGGGCAGGATTCACTGTCACTTCAGTTTATTGAATGTTAAACACATCGTCACATCCGGTGTCTCATTAATAACCTGTTTTTTGTAGGTTTGTAAGCtgcatatttaaataataattcagtCGTGATATTAATCTGTGTTCAAATTGCCTCCTCCAGATCTGAACTACTGCGGTCGGCACCATTGTGTCAACGGGGGAACCTGCATGAACACCGAGCCGGACGAGTTCCACTGCGCCTGTCCACAGGGCTTCTCCGGCAAGACCTGTCAGataggtgaggggggggggggagcagaccGGAACCTGGTTGATTCTTGTAGGAATTtgaagaagatgaaaacatgagtcCTGTTTGATTTTGACCGTGTCCCcgtcttcttttctttcagccGAACACGCCTGTGTCTCCGACCCCTGCGCCCACGGTGGCACGTGCCACGAGGTCGCCACGGGGTTCGAGTGCCAGTGTCTGCCGGGTTGGGAGGGTCCCACCTGCGCCAACAGTGAGTCGCCCTCTTGCCTTCcagtcttctcctctctctctctctctcctcaccctctGCTCTGCGTCGTTGTGTTCATGTTCgtaacaaagtgtgtgttttctcagattTGGACGAGTGTGCGTCCAGCCCTTGCGCCCGAGGGGGAACCTGCATCGATAGGGAGGACGGCTTCGAGTGTGTGTGCCCGCCGCAGTGGGAGGGCAAGACCTGCCAGATCGGTGAGTGTTCAGTTCCCTCGTTCCTCAAAACCAGTAAATTCCCCCCCCCGAGGCCCAGCAGACAGCCTCGCTCACTGTCCTGGATTAACTGTGTTGTGGGATTAAAACCAGCGACCTGAGCCCCACGGCCTCAGAGCACACTTCAGATGTCCTGGATGAGCCGGCAACACCCCAcagctcagagtgtgtgtgtctgtgtgtgtgtgtttgtattgtttctCAATGAGATAACCAGCTACTTGTGCGTCTATATCCGGTGGTTTGTTAGTCACTGCCGGTGGATCTCGTTCCTATGTCGCTCACATCCCAGCAGGCGGACGTGACCAGCACCGAGCCAGGAAATGGATTATGACCGGTAAACAAagttggcgtgtgtgtgtgtgtgtctgtgtgtgtgtgtgtgtttgtgtgtctgtgtgtgtgtgtgtggggagatAGGAAAGAGATCCAAAGAGTCCAGTGTCATCTTACCAGCTCAGATCTCGGTTTACGGGCAGCCATTGGCCTCCTGTCTTACCTGgcgatttgtgtgtgtgtgtgtttgtgtggagtgttgggtttcacacacagagagagagagagagagaggacaggtgtgtgtgagcgagcacAGCAGGACTCCCCGCGGAGCTACCCCCACCCCTTACCAATCCACCACCCTCCCAGCCATTCGAATATTGAAGCAGCAGTGCTTTTCTTTGGTTTGCTCCACACCGACATGTTTGTCAAGACTTGAATTGAAATCGAGTGTTTGGGTCGAGGCAGCCCGCTCGGCGTCCCGGTGACTCACCGCCGGTCACTGCcactgattgtgtgtttttctgggaAAGCATTAGGAGGTGATGAGTGAAATGACTGTTTTGTCTCTGAGGCTGTCTAGTCGAATCCATTCCTATTGTCCTGTCGGAATAGAAAATGTAGAGGAAGTGAATTTGACCAGATTTTCCTCAAACTGTCGAACTTTGGGGATTTTTCTAGAAACTACAGAActatacgtatatatatatatatatatatattagtattGAAGTATAAAATAAAGGACTCCTTCCATTCCTTccctttaatttcatttttgtgttcTTGAGGCTGTATAgtctgtgtcccccccccgGCTGGTTCCTACTGACGGACTGGGTCTCCCTCTACTTCCTGCCTTCACAGATACGAATGAGTGCTCAGCCAATCCCTGCGCAAACGCTTACGCTTGCAAAAATTTGATTGGCGGATATCACTGCAACTGTTTTCGGGGATGGTCTGGACAGAACTGTGACATCAGTCAGTATTTTCTTCCTCAGAAtcacttcatcctcttcctctggctCTTTTTCAACTgaccactcccccccccccaccccatccccTTCCTCACTCTTcctggacacacaaacatacgtgtgtcacttcccccccccccccaaccacacacacacatgttgtaacCAGTTCATTTCTTGGGAAACCAAAGCTCCCGACGCTGACGTCTGAAACCTGCATGATCAGTCTTTCTCTCTGGATCCGCTGCATGCTCAGGTCCACTCTGCAGGATCTGTCCGGCCTCACTAGTTGTTTCCTTTTCCGAACTTTGACTCAATCTGTGCACATCCCACTTTGTAGACTTCACCTAATGATTTCACGAGGCGACGGCGTGGGCCTCCTTTTTAATCCACACgtgaaaatgtttgtcttttgttttttgtgacaatttaaatgaatgtgaaatgttGGCGTGCTCCTCAGATGTGAACGGCTGCCGCGGTCAGTGCCAGAATGGAGCCACGTGCAAGGTGCGGCTGATTTCATTTCTCACTTCAATATGATGCATGCTTATTTAGTTCCGccctttgacccttgacctttcTGCCTGTTTCCTCAGGAGGCCGCGCGGGGTTACCACTGCCAGTGTCCTCCAGGCTTCTCGGGCACTCACTGTGAAATCCAGAGGAATAAATGCGACAGCGCTCCGTGCCAGAACGGCGGCCAGTGCCACTCGGTGCTGGACGGCTTCGTGTGCGAATGCCCGCCCGAGTTTGCAGGACAGCTGTGTGAGGTGGGTCTCGAGTTCCACGTGCCTCAGCAGTAAAGAGCGAGAGGAGCGGGGGAGAGTATctgaggcggcggcggcggtaATGGGATTAAAGCAGCGACACTTTAGACATGTAGAGCATTTCTACTGCGGTTGACTGTGGGAATCCAAACCACAACATCATGATGATGTACAGTAAGGGGTGAGGTTGTGAGTTGGATTCCTGCTTTGCTCTCAGTTTCcacagaatgaaaaacacactgtgAAACCGTCACGTTGTTTGAAAACACGAGGGTTCACAACATCTTTAATTTCTCAGCTCCTGGAGCAGATGGACATGAAATCAAAACTTTGATATCTGGATCGATGCCTCCTTACAACTTGCCTAgttccccttcctcttccttctcttcctcctcttcctcctcttcctcctcaaacaCGTCTCAGTCACTTGTTTTGAAAACTGTTAATAAATTAAGGCACCTTAGTTTATATAAAacgcagcaggttgtgttgtgtttgtggaatAATCTCACACCACTGGGCTTCATGCTATCATCAGAAAtcggcagtgtgtgtgtgtgtgtgggggggggggggttagactACCcagaacaatttaaaaatacaatacagCTGCTAAGGTGAAAAGTATTAATAGTTGCTCGACAGCCACATGGCTTTTGGAGACTGGTAGCGGTGTGTGAATGCAGTAGCCGCTCTGACCCCCGTCCCTCCTGAGCCAACTGGCAATTGTAAACTCAACGTGCCAAATACTCGCGTaatgctgatttatttattctacttCAAGCGTCCGTTGTAAATCAAACGTGTTCTTCGTCACAGACGCTACATGCCGGTGTCCCCGCCGCAGCCTTTCTACATTTTGaggcgtgtgtgtttgaagttttaaaGTAGGTTAGCAGCGAAAGGAAAAGGACACTTCACCGGCGTCTCCTGGGTCCTGGATGGAGGACATTGCTGGTCAGGAGCCAGATCCTGATTTAGCATCTCCACTATAAATATGAGCCTCCCTGAATGAGGTGATGCTGGAGCTCTGCCCGCCTACTACACACCTCTGATGTCTGCCATGGCACAgtgcacaccccccccccccccccccccccgctatgCTTTCCTGTGTTGTTCTGTCAAATCTGGTTCGGAGGTTCATGTCATTCAGAGCCACCAGCAAGTCGAGGTTTTCATTTTGATGAATCCTTTATGACCCTATAGGATTGGCCGATAAAACGGTATCTGGAACTTTCAGAGTCGTTATATATACagggttcctacggtcatggaaaacctggaaaagtcatggcattttaaaatgtcatctaaaaaataaaatcccaaaagttttgaaaagtcatggaaatttgtaatatccaTATTTTCCTGTCGTTCATTTACGTTGAGATTTGAATAATTCATatgattttaaagaaataccctcaaaatataagcaggcatacttggttgtgtgtcatttaaggtatactgtattccttggaattctcattgttggtttaaatactacattttgtcacttttttgcatttacaccaagatttcacaaaatgttcgctcctggaaatttggtttaaagttattgaaaagtcattgaaaagtcatggtaatccattggtcaaaatgtgtatgaaccctgtgtatatatatatatatatatatatatatatagtttatacaTTGTGCAAACACAGTAAGGAAGTATAACGTATAATTGTGGTCCTTCACAAATGCACATTCTAAGATTCTTCTCCTGCTACTGTTCAAAATGTCGCTGTGACCCGTGAGTGAATATTTATACACACTTGTCCTCagaccacacacgcacacaaaccagTGGTAAAGAATCACTAATAACTTTCTCTGACAGTTGGGGTAAAGCAAACCGAGAGACCTCAGGACTGTTGTTCTCCTCCGACTCGCCCGTCCAGCACCTTACATGGTGAAGGGGTGCCCCCCCACAGTTTACACGCTGTGAGCTTCTGTTTACGTGAACTCAGAGGGTTTCACTCTGACCTCTCCACTCGGCAGCTTGTTGGAAAAAGACAGAATATGTCCCAGTGGCCTCTAGATCGGTTCTTTGTGTCATGGAGGTAACGAGCTGTGATTTATCGTCCTCTCGCctgctcagtctctctctccccttctcctcctcgagGCGTCCATCTCAGATTAATCTTTCCAGATTACGCAGGACGGAGATGTGAAACCGAAAGCGTGGATCCCCTTGATGAGCTCAGGGAATGTTCCTGAAGCTCACTCTGCTCTTTCCTTTTGTTTCCCAGCTGAGCCGCTCACCCACACAGACTTTAGCTCTTCTTTCTCCAGCTCTCATCTGGCCTCACAATTTTGAATTATGTATTAATCATGTCTCTCCGTGGTTTCCCCAGATCCCCAGCTGGTCCCCCTCTGACGCCTGTGATCCGAACCCTTGTGAGAACCAGGCTCAGTGTCACAGCATCTATCAGGACTACTACTGCGCCTGTCCCGAGGGCTACGAGGGGCAAACCTGCGAGCGGCTCAAAGAGACCTGCAAGACCGTCCCGTGTCAAGGTGACGGGGGGGGGAAACCTGCGCAGAATCCACAACCACTGCTTTATGTTAAAAGACGAGTATTTAAACGTCTTTTCTTCCTCACAGCGATCGACAGCTGCACCGTCGCTGTAGCGTCCAACGACTCGGCCGGGGTGCGCCACATCTCCTCCAACGTCTGCGGCCCGCGAGGTCGATGCCTCAGCCAGCCGGGGGGGAACTTCACCTGCGTGTGCGACCCGGGCTTCAGCGGCATGTACTGCCACGAGAGTACGACCAGATTTTAACATCAGACCCACATCTGAACTTAAAACTCTTAATTGTTCTTGTCTTTTACTGAATTGTTTACCTCACATCCATGTTGTAtcccaaaaacaacacaaataacccagaaatatgcttttaaaatgtttgaaccTCTTTTCTTAGtcattttaagttatttttaaatctaaatatattaatataagaGATTAACCAACATATTATCATGTTTTGTAAGCAGATACAAGGATTTGTAAGTGTTTGTGATTATCATATTAAACAGTTTTCATCACATTTTCCCAGTTTAACATATCTACTGATATAAAGTACAATCACAGACATAATGTTATGATCATATTTGCCTATAACTGCATTAAAGTGGGTTTTAAATCACTGTTTATGTGCTTTTATACTTATTATAAGGTTGAAATGTGACAGAATATTGTACAGAAAGtaaatgtttctgtctttcCCTCCTCTAGACATTAACGACTGCATCGACAGCCCTTGTGGAAACGGAGGAACCTGCATCGACGGGGTGAACTCCTTCCAGTGCTTCTGTCCCGACGGCTGGGAGGGGCGACTCTGCGACCACAGTGAGTTCATGACTGATCCGGAacctgctctctgctctgtcccctGAATAAAACACTGGTGATATTCTAACCGTGTGCGTCTCCCTTTGCCCTCAGACGTCAACGAGTGCGGACACAACCCCTGCAAGAACGGCGGCCGCTGCGTGGACCTGGTGAACGACTTCTACTGCGAGTGTGCCGACAACTGGAAGGGCAAGACCTGCCATTCCCGTGAGTTATGTCCACTGCGTGTtaacgtgtgtgtttatgttcgTACTTTGCCGCGGGCCCCAAACTCCAACATGctacatctctgtgtgtgttttgacaacTGAAGCGTGACCTCCACATGTTGGATCACAGGAAATAGCTTCTGCCACCGTGAAGGGTGTTGGAATCAAATAAATCactccatgtcccatccacttacatggaggaggcactTTTCTTGAGTCTTCTCTCTTTATAAGCAGCCTGAGGTGCAGTCTGTGATCTGAgtgtttgtttcccccccccccgccaggcGAGAGCCAATGCGACGCCACCACCTGCAGTAATGGAGGCACCTGCTACGACCACGGAGATGCCTTCCGCTGCGCCTGTCCACCCGGGTGGGGGGGCAACACCTGCAACACAGGTGAGGCCTTCGGGATGATGTGTtatcaaaacacaaagtgtgtttttaaacaatcagatcctcatcctctgtcctctgtcctcccacAGCCAAGAACAGCACATGCGCCTCCAGCCCTTGTTCCAACGGGGGAACCTGcgtgggggggggagacgcCTTCACCTGCATCTGCAAGGACGGCTGGGAGGGAGCCACCTGCGGCCAGAGTCAgttcctctcacacacaaataacacaaaaataacagttCTCTCAGCTGCATTGTGAttattaaagatttaaagaGGAGATACACTATGTTTTGAATCTCAAGGAAGTGTAGGATTCTTCCAAGGCTGCAAACAGAAGTGGCATTTAACAGATATGGTCCATCCCCTTTGTAGTGCAGTTAAAATAGGTTTATAAAAGACATAAAGGccatttctttcttcatttatttaagtGTATATGTGTTATGAAATGTATATCGATGAGTCccagacgctgctgctgctacagagctGGTTGTctaaagtttattaatattaaagatATCACGATTCAAAATCGCACCAAATACAACACAACTCTTCCTCGGACCAGTAACAATACTCATGACAAGTCACAAATATCCCACTAGCTCCCTGGTGCTTGACaaatattagaaaatattttattatcattcttATGAAAATCTGTACAGAGGGAACCTGACAAACAGTTAATTATGTTCTTCCTGGATTTTCTGtatcaaatgaaaaagaaaatgtctcactaaaacatttattgtgtttctcaTCTTCCACAGATACAAACGACTGCAACCCTCATCCATGGTAAGTACCACACACACCCCACAAAAAATCCATCTCCTTGCCTCCGTCGTCTTCACACTTCACTCAGACCCTGCATGAAGGAGGGGGTGAAGGGCTAAAAGCTGTGGAAGTTGTGCTTAAATCAAGCCtcaaagagagaaggggggggggggctcgtatACTGAataggacagagagagagagagagagattttagGTTTGGCTGTATAGTGAGTGCAGGTGGGGGGAGGAatgtcagggaggaggaggaggaggag
This genomic window from Platichthys flesus chromosome 18, fPlaFle2.1, whole genome shotgun sequence contains:
- the jag2b gene encoding protein jagged-2b isoform X1, translated to MWNHRTGTRSRFPITGCLLLLTLWTEVSQSTGYFELQLISVQNVNGELADGECCDGSRGSQDLRCTRDECDTYFRVCLKEYQMEVTTSGACTFGSGSTQVLGGNMFSFKSGRSNANRGDEPGRILIPFQFAWPRTYTLIVEAWDWDNDTRSSDEEELLIERSAHTGMVNPGDPWQTIPHAGAVALLTYRIRVRCDDNYYGNKCNKLCVPRDDYFGHYRCEPSGARVCLEGWMGPDCCTAICKQGCHLLHGGCAVPGECRCNYGWQGQFCDECVLYPGCVHGTCNLPWQCNCERNWGGLLCDKDLNYCGRHHCVNGGTCMNTEPDEFHCACPQGFSGKTCQIAEHACVSDPCAHGGTCHEVATGFECQCLPGWEGPTCANNLDECASSPCARGGTCIDREDGFECVCPPQWEGKTCQIDTNECSANPCANAYACKNLIGGYHCNCFRGWSGQNCDINVNGCRGQCQNGATCKEAARGYHCQCPPGFSGTHCEIQRNKCDSAPCQNGGQCHSVLDGFVCECPPEFAGQLCEIPSWSPSDACDPNPCENQAQCHSIYQDYYCACPEGYEGQTCERLKETCKTVPCQAIDSCTVAVASNDSAGVRHISSNVCGPRGRCLSQPGGNFTCVCDPGFSGMYCHENINDCIDSPCGNGGTCIDGVNSFQCFCPDGWEGRLCDHNVNECGHNPCKNGGRCVDLVNDFYCECADNWKGKTCHSRESQCDATTCSNGGTCYDHGDAFRCACPPGWGGNTCNTAKNSTCASSPCSNGGTCVGGGDAFTCICKDGWEGATCGQNTNDCNPHPCYNGAICVDGVNWFRCECAPGFAGPDCRININECQSSPCAYGATCVDEINGFRCICPLGRTGARCQEFIGIGKTCHYAGLQFPHGSFWEEECNNCHCINGQVDCTKVLCGRRPCLLQPSGQQQSCPAGRECSKHSYLTCFSPPCHQWGVCSIAGPSPPQVTTKCQPNSGHLDNSCVRITLVLNRDKAPPGTTVENICHELRYLSSLRSLAKDHALLLLCDVSPSNQDAVKVAISFQPEDLQDLSMIQKVASAIEGTLSRRHNSSIMLAVTEVKVETQVMPPSVDYLVPLLCVVFCLLCLFCIIVCVWWTRKRRKERERNTRSASDDNVNNQWEPLRIVVGRAQQQELKESNREAEQERKKLMGPSYRTCDEGEEEEETEGELELEEECGGAEAGKQPVYKYSKTAVQSSGGVVCTQHSSSSPLKAPHRTPGYSPKDNRWKSVSAVLSGQKGLRDHCV
- the jag2b gene encoding protein jagged-2b isoform X2 — encoded protein: MWNHRTGTRSRFPITGCLLLLTLWTEVSQSTGYFELQLISVQNVNGELADGECCDGSRGSQDLRCTRDECDTYFRVCLKEYQMEVTTSGACTFGSGSTQVLGGNMFSFKSGRSNANRGDEPGRILIPFQFAWPRTYTLIVEAWDWDNDTRSSDEEELLIERSAHTGMVNPGDPWQTIPHAGAVALLTYRIRVRCDDNYYGNKCNKLCVPRDDYFGHYRCEPSGARVCLEGWMGPDCCTAICKQGCHLLHGGCAVPGECRCNYGWQGQFCDECVLYPGCVHGTCNLPWQCNCERNWGGLLCDKDLNYCGRHHCVNGGTCMNTEPDEFHCACPQGFSGKTCQIAEHACVSDPCAHGGTCHEVATGFECQCLPGWEGPTCANNLDECASSPCARGGTCIDREDGFECVCPPQWEGKTCQIDVNGCRGQCQNGATCKEAARGYHCQCPPGFSGTHCEIQRNKCDSAPCQNGGQCHSVLDGFVCECPPEFAGQLCEIPSWSPSDACDPNPCENQAQCHSIYQDYYCACPEGYEGQTCERLKETCKTVPCQAIDSCTVAVASNDSAGVRHISSNVCGPRGRCLSQPGGNFTCVCDPGFSGMYCHENINDCIDSPCGNGGTCIDGVNSFQCFCPDGWEGRLCDHNVNECGHNPCKNGGRCVDLVNDFYCECADNWKGKTCHSRESQCDATTCSNGGTCYDHGDAFRCACPPGWGGNTCNTAKNSTCASSPCSNGGTCVGGGDAFTCICKDGWEGATCGQNTNDCNPHPCYNGAICVDGVNWFRCECAPGFAGPDCRININECQSSPCAYGATCVDEINGFRCICPLGRTGARCQEFIGIGKTCHYAGLQFPHGSFWEEECNNCHCINGQVDCTKVLCGRRPCLLQPSGQQQSCPAGRECSKHSYLTCFSPPCHQWGVCSIAGPSPPQVTTKCQPNSGHLDNSCVRITLVLNRDKAPPGTTVENICHELRYLSSLRSLAKDHALLLLCDVSPSNQDAVKVAISFQPEDLQDLSMIQKVASAIEGTLSRRHNSSIMLAVTEVKVETQVMPPSVDYLVPLLCVVFCLLCLFCIIVCVWWTRKRRKERERNTRSASDDNVNNQWEPLRIVVGRAQQQELKESNREAEQERKKLMGPSYRTCDEGEEEEETEGELELEEECGGAEAGKQPVYKYSKTAVQSSGGVVCTQHSSSSPLKAPHRTPGYSPKDNRWKSVSAVLSGQKGLRDHCV